The Salinibacter grassmerensis nucleotide sequence AAGGAAGAAATCGAAAAGCGGCGGACATTTGCCATCATCAGTCACCCGGACGCGGGCAAGACGACCCTTACCGAAAAGCTTCTCTTGAAGGGGGGCGCCATTCACGAGGCCGGCGAGATCAAGGCCCGCAAGGCCGACCGCTTCGCGATGAGCGACTGGATGACGATGGA carries:
- a CDS encoding GTP-binding protein — encoded protein: MDPVLKEEIEKRRTFAIISHPDAGKTTLTEKLLLKGGAIHEAGEIKARKADRFAMSDWMTM